One region of Culex pipiens pallens isolate TS chromosome 2, TS_CPP_V2, whole genome shotgun sequence genomic DNA includes:
- the LOC128092866 gene encoding uncharacterized protein LOC128092866: protein MWLDPKRATVPAIILILSAARDQQPHASASSARLNAHTTILLHRQSLKLGRALNRRGGSTRTQPTTIPNGLSRIYIYAVRVYPMVCSTSAKSSLKLINAASFGDSLVFACMKVVCRYPKLVEQANAVPGLRRLIDELWFLQFKEPKKTDEFQRNNLLLEDEALLCGMKKKKFNEIVSQSQPKAVTETQSESITEDQIYEGMLTEADVRKGKGAGGSGSSNCSSSSEDEELASITYVELQVQKRGQDRCCLSRWRAATFLPVFMAVLHTDGSSIVRVVRIF, encoded by the exons ATGTGGCTGGACCCGAAGAGAGCAACCGTGCCTGCCATCATCTTGATCTTGAGCGCCGCCAGAGATCAACAACCACATGCGAGCGCCAGCTCCGCGAGGCTTAACGCGCACACCACCATTTTGTTACATCGCCAGAGTCTAAAACTTGGTCGAGCGTTGAATCGGCGTGGCGGAAGTACCCGCACTCAGCCAACGACCATTCCGAACGGTCTGTCACG TATTTATATATATGCCGTGCGCGTCTACCCAATGGTCTGCTCGACGTCGGCCAAGTCTTCGCTCAAGCTGATCAACGCGGCCTCGTTCGGCGACAGTCTCGTGTTTGCCTGCATGAAGGTCGTCTGCCGGTATCCAAAGCTGGTGGAGCAAGCGAACGCGGTTCCGGGCCTGCGACGGCTGATCGACGAGCTGTGGTTCCTGCAGTTCAAGGAACCGAAAAAGACTGATGAGTTTCAGCGGAACAATCTGCTGCTGGAAGATGAGGCACTGCTGTGTGGCATGAAGAAAAAGAAGTTTAACGAAATCGTGTCCCAAAGTCAGCCGAAAGCGGTCACGGAGACCCAAAGTGAGAGCATTACGGAGGATCAGATTTACGAAGGAATGCTGACGGAGGCCGATGTCCGGAAGGGGAAGGGAGCGGGAGGGAGTGGGAGTAGCAATTGTAGCAGTAGCAGCGAAGACGAGGAGCTGGCCTCTATCACATATGTGGAACTTCAGGTTCAAAAACGAGGACAGGACAGGTGCTGCCTCTCGCGGTGGAGAGCTGCAACTTTTCTACCAGTTTTTATGGCAGTTTTGCACACCGATGGGTCGTCCATAGTGCGTGTAgtaagaatattttga
- the LOC120415247 gene encoding SPRY domain-containing SOCS box protein 3: MYIPEILTRLSMSHGQRTACSATDWLMAAAGPSGSSSENRSVPFCNCEYPAVTRSRHTAKKVERCRCGEDTSTRLDWVWDGEEAHPDTRITNGTELVFHPVYSQGTAVIRGTQPLQHGRHHYWEIKVLSTLAGTDIMLGIGTDKIDLLAHRFKFASVLGQDDQSWGYSYRGLTQHNGQLRYYGKKFSQGRIIGIYVDMFRGVLEFYLNRRSQGRAYANLPRDAAVRVYPMVCSTSAKSSLKLINAASFGDSLVFACMKVVCRYPKVLEQANAVPGLRRLIDELWFLQFKEPKKTDEFQRNNLLLEDEALLCGMKKKKFNEIVSQSQPKAVTETQSESITEDQIYEGMLTEADVRKGKGAGGSGSSNCSSSSEDEELASIISREFFCNH, translated from the exons ATGTATATTCCAGAGATCCTCACGCGCCTCAGCATGTCCCACGGACAACGGACGGCGTGTTCCGCCACCGACTGGTTGATGGCCGCGGCTGGCCCCAGTGGTAGCAGCTCCGAGAATCGGTCGGTTCCCTTTTGCAACTGTGAATATCCGGCCGTAACGAGGTCTCGCCATACGGCCAAAAAGGTGGAGCGGTGCCGCTGTGGCGAGGACACCTCGACCCGACTGGATTGGGTTTGGGACGGCGAGGAGGCCCATCCGGACACGCGGATTACCAACGGGACCGAGCTGGTCTTTCATCCGGTGTACAGTCAGGGGACGGCCGTGATACGGGGTACGCAGCCGCTGCAGCACGGACGGCATCACTATTGGGAGATTAAGGTGCTGAGCACGCTGGCGGGAACGGATATT ATGCTCGGCATCGGCACCGACAAGATTGACCTGCTGGCCCACCGCTTCAAGTTCGCCAGCGTCCTCGGCCAGGACGACCAATCGTGGGGCTACTCGTACCGTGGCCTCACCCAGCACAACGGCCAGCTCAGGTACTACGGCAAAAAGTTTAGCCAGGGTCGCATCATCGGCATCTACGTGGACATGTTCCGGGGCGTGCTGGAGTTCTACCTGAACCGTCGGTCGCAGGGCCGAGCCTACGCGAACCTACCCCGGGACGCTGCCGTGCGCGTCTACCCGATGGTCTGCTCGACGTCGGCCAAGTCTTCGCTCAAGCTGATCAACGCGGCCTCGTTCGGCGACAGTCTCGTGTTTGCCTGCATGAAAGTCGTCTGCCGGTATCCGAAGGTGTTGGAGCAAGCGAACGCGGTTCCGGGCCTGCGACGGCTGATCGACGAGCTGTGGTTCCTGCAGTTCAAGGAACCGAAAAAGACTGACGAGTTTCAGCGGAACAATCTGCTGCTGGAAGATGAGGCACTGCTGTGTGGCATGAAGAAAAAGAAGTTCAACGAAATCGTGTCCCAAAGTCAGCCGAAAGCGGTCACGGAGACCCAAAGTGAGAGCATTACGGAGGATCAGATTTACGAAGGAATGCTGACGGAGGCCGATGTCCGGAAGGGAAAGGGAGCGGGAGGGAGTGGGAGTAGCAATTGTAGCAGTAGCAGCGAAGACGAGGAGCTGGCCTCTATAATTTCGAGAGAGTTTTTCTGTAATCATTAG
- the LOC120415249 gene encoding uncharacterized protein LOC120415249 produces MAYKVLLLPLALVLLSAATEAFFCDGIPPGLKIRHPIAAICNEYFACHHSQEHPWFCPRGQFFSQRTQTCVATCDTSESLNPCIGMPNGQLVRPPLLQPNNCRQHYECISGMMVPRECEIGTFFSQLNQGCGSEREPLCIPG; encoded by the exons ATGGCCTACAAAG TCCTCCTGCTTCCACTTGCCCTGGTCCTACTGTCCGCGGCAACCGAAGCCTTTTTCTGTGACGGAATTCCACCGGGCCTCAAGATCCGCCATCCGATAGCGGCCATCTGCAATGAGTACTTCGCCTGTCACCACAGCCAGGAACACCCCTGGTTCTGCCCGCGGGGTCAGTTCTTCAGCCAGCGGACGCAAACCTGTGTGGCCACCTGCGACACCAGCGAATCGCTGAATCCCTGCATCGGAATGCCCAACGGACAGCTGGTGAGGCCGCCGTTGCTGCAGCCGAACAACTGTCGCCAGCACTACGAGTGCATCAGCGGAATGATGGTGCCGCGGGAGTGCGAGATCGGGACGTTCTTCTCGCAGCTCAACCAGGGTTGTGGATCGGAGCGGGAGCCGCTGTGCATTCCGGGATGA
- the LOC120415250 gene encoding uncharacterized protein LOC120415250, translating to MSRLVLAAFLVGTLLTSTTLARYCDGIPEGTLINWHDVALCNRFYACQHGVDHEWFCPPGQFFSQRNQQCEATCNVIDRQQWCAGLPDGTFIRIPPGEPADCNRYYTCMAGVMHPQACPPGFWFSQQLQMCVVDQSQC from the exons ATGAGTCGACTTGTTCTGGCTGCATTCCTGGTCGGAACCTTGCTGACCTCCACGACCTTGGCCCGCTACTGCGATGGAATTCCGGAGGGAACCCTCATAAACTGGCACGACGTAGCGCTGTGCAACAGATTCTACGCGTGCCAGCATGGCGTCGATCACGAGTGGTTCTGTCCCCCGGGGCAGTTCTTCAGCCAGCGCAACCAACAGTGCGAGGCCACGTGCAACGTGATTGATAGGC AGCAATGGTGCGCCGGACTGCCCGATGGAACGTTTATCCGAATTCCTCCGGGTGAACCGGCGGACTGCAACCGCTACTACACGTGTATGGCCGGAGTGATGCACCCGCAGGCTTGTCCGCCCGGGTTCTGGTTCTCGCAGCAGCTGCAGATGTGCGTGGTTGATCAGTCGCAGTGTTAA
- the LOC120415248 gene encoding uncharacterized protein LOC120415248 isoform X2, with amino-acid sequence MWLRLKQAVLWERIYGIMDRAKDFSLEPFRGCWWTTKQAILRKRISGFMNRIFSSSGTVMRILVNDNTGTNLDLLATFVDEEWLESEDEMNDDPTSQVALGHASELNDDLGGPCDQEDKEKWTGNSNSTISPDGEDVFNGNPLGTAEPSVFIHVHN; translated from the exons ATGTGGCTCAGGCTGAAACAAGCCGTTTTGTGGGAGAGGATTTACGGCATCATGGACCGGGCCAAGG ACTTCAGTTTGGAACCGTTCCGCGGATGTTGGTGGACGAcgaaacaagccattttgcgcAAGAGGATATCCGGCTTCATGAACCGGA TCTTCAGTTCTTCAGGAACCGTAATGCGCATCTTGGTGAACGATAATACGGGAACTAACCTAGACCTGCTTGCTACGTTCGTTGATGAGGAGTGGCTGGAATCCGAGGACGAGATGAACGATGACCCCACCAGCCAAGTTGCCCTTGGACATGCGAGCGAGTTGAATGATGACCTTGGTGGCCCATGTGACCAGGAGGACAAAGAAAAGTGGACCGGCAACTCTAACAGTACGATCAGTCCAGATGGCGAGGACGTGTTTAACGGCAACCCGCTTGGTACAGCAGAACCGTCTGTTTTCATCCACGTCCACAACTGA
- the LOC120415248 gene encoding uncharacterized protein LOC120415248 isoform X1: MWLRLKQAVLWERIYGIMDRAKDFSLEPFRGCWWTTKQAILRKRISGFMNRSKVFSSSGTVMRILVNDNTGTNLDLLATFVDEEWLESEDEMNDDPTSQVALGHASELNDDLGGPCDQEDKEKWTGNSNSTISPDGEDVFNGNPLGTAEPSVFIHVHN, encoded by the exons ATGTGGCTCAGGCTGAAACAAGCCGTTTTGTGGGAGAGGATTTACGGCATCATGGACCGGGCCAAGG ACTTCAGTTTGGAACCGTTCCGCGGATGTTGGTGGACGAcgaaacaagccattttgcgcAAGAGGATATCCGGCTTCATGAACCGGAGTAAGG TCTTCAGTTCTTCAGGAACCGTAATGCGCATCTTGGTGAACGATAATACGGGAACTAACCTAGACCTGCTTGCTACGTTCGTTGATGAGGAGTGGCTGGAATCCGAGGACGAGATGAACGATGACCCCACCAGCCAAGTTGCCCTTGGACATGCGAGCGAGTTGAATGATGACCTTGGTGGCCCATGTGACCAGGAGGACAAAGAAAAGTGGACCGGCAACTCTAACAGTACGATCAGTCCAGATGGCGAGGACGTGTTTAACGGCAACCCGCTTGGTACAGCAGAACCGTCTGTTTTCATCCACGTCCACAACTGA